The genomic interval ATATCTATTTTTCTAGGCCTGGACTGGTCGGCTGTTAGTTTTGTTTTGTCCCTTCACAGGTCCATGAACATTGTAGTGTTTGTGGGAGATCTGAAGCTCGTCATAAGTGACCCGTCCCGCCTGCCCCTCTTTGATGCCATTCGCCCTCTCATCCCACTGAAGCACCAGGTGGAGTATGATCAGCTGACGCCGAAACGTTCCAGGTAAGATGTGCTCAATGATAAGGGATTCAGTGACTGCTGATGATCTCTCCTTACATGGGAGGTCATAGGGCATCTGAAGAGGGTGACCTGTCTTGGTGGTCCTGACATCTCCTATGTCATCTCCAGGAAGCTGAGGGAGGTGAAGCTGGATCGTTTGCACCCTGATGGTCTCGGCCTCAGCGTCAGGGGGGGCCTTGAGTTTAATTGTGGCCTCTACATCTCCCACATCATGAAAGAAGGGCAAGCGGACAACGCCGGTCTGCAGGTGAGGTCACCCTGGACAAGTCTTTTGCTGCAGAAATTGATTGTGGTCCCTAACCCATCCCAGAGGTAGCAGCTGCTTATCCCTGCCATTATATAAATTAATGTGACTGGTCGGTGTGAGGATTTGGTGAATGTTGCCACAGGGGGCGCTCATCTATCTCTTGGGGTGATTGCTGAATAACAGTGCAGCCTGATATAGGGTGGACGACGAAAACTGGAACCCTATGAGGTATGGATGGGAAACATGGACGAGCTGTCACCCACTGAAGTGGTTAGAGTCAGTCAGAACTCCGCGCACACTGACATGAACACAGAAAATTATAATAAGGTCACCCTGCGTCCACACCAGACGTCATCTGGTTTGCCTCTTTGAGGGACGCATAGATTGTGGGTCAAGTATATTCTGATGACATTGTAAACAGAAACAAATACATGGACATTGCCAACAATCTATTAACTGGTAACCATTCGAGACTTTTATGTTCCGGGTCAAGTTAAGGGTAAATAGATTGAACCGCCGGACATGGCCAAAATTAAAAACGTAAAATACGTCTGGAGTAAAGAACTTCTGCAAAGGTGAATGTAAGACGCTGGTGTAGACAACTCCCATCAGACCACACAATGCTGACCTTGTACAATATTAATAGGAGGGGTCCTGGGGTTAGGGGATAAGATGACTGTTCAGTAGTGTCTCCTGCAGCACAGAGGATTGGTAGTCTCACCCTTTGTGTACTGTCCTGTCCCTATACCCTTCGTCTGCATGTTATCCATGGCATGTGCTGAAGGGATTGACTTGGGATCCTCACATGGTCTCATTCCTATCCACTGAAGATCATGTGCAGCTTGTATTGTGCTGCACTATAGTCTCCTGAAGACTTCTTCCCTCTGTGCAGGTTGTATTGTGCTGCACCATAGTCCCCTGCACCTGCAGACTCTCTGCCATGTCTGTGCGGGTTGTATTGTGCTGCACCATAGTCCCCTGCACCTGCAGACTTCTTTCCCCTCTATGCAGGTTATATTGTGCCGCACCATAGTCCCCTGCACCTGCAGACTCTCTGCCATGTCTGTGCAGGTTGTATTGTGCCGCACCATAGTCCCCTGCTCCTGCAGACTCTCTGCCATGTCTGTGCAGGTTGTATTGTGCCGCACCATAGTCCCCTGCTCCTGCAGACTCTCTGCCATGTCTGTGCAGGTTGTATTGTGCTGCACTATAGTCCCCTGCTCCTGCAGACTCTCTGCCATGTCTGTGCAGGTTGTATTGTGCTGCACTATAGTCCCCTGCTCCTGCAGACTCTCTGCCGTGTCTGTGCAGGTTGTATTGTGCTGCACTATAGTCCCCTGCacctgcagtcttctttcccctcTGTGCAGGTTGTATTGTGCTGCACCATAGTCCCCTGCACCTGCAGACTTCTTTCCCCTCTGTGCAGGTTGTATTGTGCTGCACCATAGTCCCCTGCACCTGCAGACTTCTTTCCCCTCTGTGCAGGTTGTATTGTGCTGCACTATAGTCCCCTGCTCCTGCAGACGTCTTTCCCCTCTGTGCAGGTTGTATTGTGCTGCACCATAGTCCCCTGCACCTGCAGATTTCTTTCTCCTCTGTGCAGGTTGTATTGTGCTGCATCATAGTACCCTGCTCCTGTAGACTCTCTGCCATGTCTGTGCAGGTTGTATTGTGCTGCACTATAGTCCCCTGCACCTGCAGACTCTCTGCCATGTCTGTGCAGGTTGTATTGTGCTGCACTATAGTCCCCTGCACCTGCAGACTCTCTGCCATGTCTCTGCAGATTGTATTGTGCTGCACCATAGTCCCCTGCACCTGCAGACTTCTTTCCCCTCTGTGCAGGTTGTATTGTCCCTATgatgtgtgcatgtggagtgctATGTGGTGTTAGTTACATGGTGCAGACTGGGGCTCTGACCCCACCTGCTGGTTGAGGGGCTTAGTACAAGATACAGTCACTTAGCAGTCAGTGTCTAGGTGTACACTCTCGTATACGCTTTATTTAACCCCTGTGTGATGGTGAAGCAGCGGACGTATAGCGACATACAGTTAGTACATGATTTGGATATAATGGGGTCTAGCTCTGCTCCTTGTTGACCCGTTCAGGCTCACTCTTGGAGTTGGCATAAGTATGATTCATGTCTGCATGGTAATGGGACATTGTCCCTGGATGTAGGGTAATTGTCGCTGTCGGGGGCTTTGTGTCCATACACTGAATGGTTTGTGTTATCACGGTGGCAGAATCTTGTACCGcagccgcccctcccccgcacaTCCCCGATACCATCAGCACCATTGTCAATCCTCCTCGCTTTACAGCATACAAAAAAATGGATCAAACTTCTGTCTATTGTGTCTGTCCAGACTCCTGGTGTCAGATTCTAAGGGGCATTGTCTGGGGAGAGACGACATTGAGGAGAAGGGGGCACaaatatacagggggtatacagggctTCAGATCATGCcaactgcagtcctatgtaacagcacgtATAACACACAGAAATTGTGTAGTAGCTCtcacttgcagtcctatgtaacgatCAGTGTctgtgtagtagatgtcaccggcagtcctatgtaacaccacagtgaTACAGATATAAGTAGTATATaatgctctgctctgctacatctgggtaGTGTGGTTATGGCGTTAACCCTTTTTCTTCCAGATTGGAGACGAGGTGGTTCGGATTAATGGTTACTCGATCGGTTCGTGCACTCACGAGGAGGTGATCAGTCTCATCCGCACAAAGAAGATAGTGTCCATAAAAGTGAGACGTAAGTTTTGTATAACAGAGATGGCGGTGGGGGCGGCCGGTCTCTCTGCGATGCTGATGTTGTCTCTCTTCTCTTTGCAGATGTCGGGATGATTCCAGTCAAAAGGTGAGGACATGCAGCAAAATGAACACAAACCTGCCACAATCCCACTATGCCCGCACTAGCGCTCTGCCATGCCCCTGCTATGCCTGTACTAATGCTCTGCCATGCACCCACTATGCCCACACTAATGCTCTGCCACGCCACTGCTATGCCTGTACTAATGCTCTGCTATGCACCCACTATGCCCACACTAATGCTCTGCCACACACCCACTATGCCCACACTAATGCTTTGCCACACACCCACTATGCCCACAATAATGCTCTGCCAGGCTCCCACTATGCCCACACTAATGCTCTGCTGTACACCCACTATGCTTGCACTCATGCCCTGCCACGCCCCCATTATTCCCACACTAATGCTCTGCCACGCCCCTGTTATTCCCACACCAATGTTCTGCCACACACCCACTATGCCCGCACTAATGCTCTGCTACTCCATTACAATATGCCACTCTTATGCTCTGCCAATTCCTTACAATATGCCCGCTCTCACACACTACCACTCCCTTACAATATGCCCGCTCTCACACTCTGCCACTCCCCCACTGCTTTCACATTGTGTCACATGAACACAATGCGCGCCTTCATTCTTTCACCCCATCTCTGTACCTGCTGTCGCCCTCTACCACACCCTCACTGTGCCACGCTTACTAGTATTGTATATTGTGTGTTACAGCTCGGCCGAGGATCCTCTGAAATGGCAGTATGCCGACCAGATTGTGTCCGAAACTGAGGTAACTGTGAGAGAGCAGCTCTTAGTAACATGCACCGCCACCGGCCTCCTTCCTATCTCCCATCCTCAGCGACCTTGCGATCGGTCTGACTGGCATCTTCCCTACTGTCCCCTGCCCTCTGTGACTGGCATCCCCGCCCTCTTATGACTGGTGTCTGTCCTATCACCCCACAGGACCCGAGTCCGCCCTGCCTGTAGTGAGAGGCCTGTGGATCCCCTCCATCATTCCAGGgacggtaatccgtttgggattAGAGTGGGGCCCCCTCCCATGTTGCAGTGTTGGGTTCCCGGCGCTATCAAACAGGATTTATCGCAGCGCTGGAATGTTCCACAATTATGTTGCCGTCTTCAGCTGTGGGTTTTATTGCCTGAATTCTGAGGACTTGGGGCGTCGGGGCCGATCCTTCACTGCTGCTCTGAAACCCCAGATGGTTAATCCCCCCAGAGCTCGTGCTCGGTAATTGTCGCCTTTGTCTTGTGCCGGCGCCACGAGCCGCAGACGTTATTAATATCAGGTTGTGTGATCCCCTCGGACTCTGCTTAGAGGATCTTGCCAAAAGGGGAggctttggggggtgggggggtttgaTTAGACCTCGAGGGCACAGGCTGAACGTTCTCCCTAAAGAGTGGGGTCCACATTACAGGAGAGAAGAGGTAGGCACCTGGCACTATTAATTACAGCAGGTGGATGCCATAGCCAGAGAACTCACTTATAAAGGGcgcagtgtgtgtataatataccgCCACGTGCCAAGAAAAAGTATTCACCCCCGTCATTCTGTATTGTGTATCCCAGATACTAAAGGATCGACCGTCATTAAACacaaaacccttaaaggggtattatgattattttaaaggggtttagtGTCTCTAAAAGATTGATGAACTATTAATTGGCCCAATCAAAGAACAGCGGGGGTCCAACGcctgggaccccacagatcagctgtttggaagCAACATTGACCCTCCACGAGCGCTGCTTCTGTTTCACAGGCTGTATGATATCAGGTTCATAGTTCACATGGCATGTCTGCAGCTCAGTCAGTCTGTTCACAGTTTTCATAAACCGGCAGAATTTTCTCAGTCTGCAAGATGACGGGAGGATCCAACAAGACCCAACAACATCAAAGCTCCACCATCCCTTCATCCTTCCACCAACCCTTTCCCCTCTCCGGCTGGCTTCCCCTTCCTGcatttgctgtattttttcaTATAACTGGAGATCTCTAGGCTGGAGATGACTGATCACAATTGATATTGGGTCTGCAGGATGGGAAGAGCAGCGTTGCTGGACTGGCATCCATGGGAGGAAGAGACATTAAGGAGAAGAAGGTGTTCATCAGCCTGGTGGGAACAACAGGCATGGGCTGCAGGTGGGTGTAGCTCCTCGGTGGTAGCCGATTTATCATGTGTCTAGGGGGGCAGGTTCTAGAGATTGAGGAAGAATAATAAGTCGTGTACAAGTGATTTGTAGATGGGGGGCTGGATTAGTACAGCTGATCTGAGAGTTGGAATTGATGACTAGGAGGTTTGGTTTAGTAGATGGTGGAGGTGTTCTGCTTATTACCAACCTTGCGCCTTCTCCTGTTTCGGCAGCATTTCCAGTGGACCCTCCCAGAAACCCGGCATATTTATCAGTAATGTGAAGTCGGGCTCGCTGTCTGCAGAGGTCGGCCTGGAGGTGAGCGTCCACGTCCACGCACTGACTGTATATAGAGCTTCTTGGGTTGGGTAGAGGTCATACACTTTTACAGTTAAAGCATTCCTCAATCATTAAACGCTTTAAAGAACTCAATGGAGTCGGTGATAATAGTAAActttggaagaatatgcaaatatgtttcccaagatgtaaatagggaaacagagcctctgtatgctgccctctatgggaagcaaccttgaacatcatgcccgactttcccacaagcctttgctgcattgatgcgggattttgcaaagtcagtatcccagctgtggacggcgccgtttcgatctgattggatctcatcagcacagcctagggaggACCCTTGGGAACGATTCTGGGCATGGAGAgcttatagcaggggtagggaacgtacgactctccagctgttgcaaaactacaactcccagcatgcatactggctctgctgttcttggaactcccatggaagtgaatggagcatgatgggagttgtagtttcacagcagctggagagccaaaggttccctacccctggcttaTAGGATGGAGACATCGTTCACACATTATAAAAACAGCGTTGGAGAAGAGACGCCCTGTCAGGTAGTGATGATGGATTTAGTGGCTCATcgtgctgacaggttccctttaattcacaattttttttccctacaagTGAATGGGGCTTAAAAATCTAGATTCTGGCAAATCACATCCTATTGGAAACCATGACACAATGAACACCCTGCCCAAGTGTTCCTAGAAAAAAATCCTTCAAATGTTGGTGACTGAGGCACCCAAAAAAGCCCCCTCCCCGATGTCTCCTCCTCTGTAGACCAAACCTGGGGGTTCTGACACGTAATCCAAGTGGTTATAAGTGCTGTCCCCCCTTCCCTTGGTCTCTTCTCCTCATTGACATTGGTTTTCTTCTTCCCATCAGGTCGGTGATCAGATCGTGGAGGTGAATGGCGTGGACTTCAGCAACATCGACCATAAGGAGGTGACTATTATTTGTCTAGCTCACGTCCCTGCCTGCCATGGGGGTAATGTGTCGACATATAGCGGGTGCGTTATGTTAGGGGATATCTTCATGACTCCTGTCATCGTGATTGGTGGTTGTCCCAACTGGAGCACTCCCACCGATCGGCAACACATTCACATTCTGTGGATAAAAGGACGGAATTGAAATAatctgaatacccctttaaatgtcctATGTCTCGTCTCTTGTTAATAAGGTTTCATCATTATAGAATCAAAGTGCTTCACTTTCCAGTAGATGCTTCCCTTCATCGccatagatctctgcttgctgtaataTATCCTGCCAGAGTTTTGGCCAGCGATCCGCCCAGAGTTCAGGGCAGGAGAGGGATTTTCTAGGTTCATGCATTGTGTCTAGTcattgacagtaagcagagatcttcaCTTTTATTTGAAGTGTTGATGATGCTGAAATGTTAATGGactgacacgggggggggggggggagtgtaccATGGGCATGGAAGGATCTGGGGTGCAGGTCCTCCAAAAGCTAGCCATGATATTCAGAGAATCTGTAAATCCACAGTATTCTGTCTCTGCAGGCCGTGAGAGAGTTGAAGAGCAGCCGGACACTGACGCTGACCATTCTGACCGGGGCGGTGAGTTATTGGGCGTTGTCTATGAGCGGTCGGGTCCTTGTCTTCTGGACATTGACCGTACTGACCAGTGTGGTGAGGTATTGTATGCGGTGTATGGTCAGTAAGGTCCTTGATGTCTTCTGAACACTGACCAGGGTGATGAGACATTAGGTGACATTGTGTATGGCGGGGGCAGTTCATTCCTCTTCCCTTGATAATCACGCATGTCGTCTACAGGGTCGGGAGCTCTTTATGACGGAAGATGAGAAGCTGATAGAGCAGCGGCGCCGGGAGCTGGACCGCCAGGAACTCCTACGCCAGAAGAAACTGGCCATGGAAACGAACAAAATCCTAAAAGAGCAGCAGGAGAAAGAAAAACAGTGAGTGACCTGATAGCAATGACCATGGGCCAGAGGTCGGACCTCACTGATCTTAAAATGAGGGCATGTCTTGatgctgggggggagggggagtcctgcttttcccaggtaactgcttttctatgtgtataggtttctgttcgagggggtccccaagcagactccctgaataatgcagatgtgaataaatCCTAACAATATGGCGACTGCAGAGTGACATCTGTGATTGTTCCCCCCACAGGAGGAAGATGGAGATCTCTCAGAAGGTGGCTGAGGAGGAGGAGCGATACCGCAAGGAGATGGAGCTGTACGTGCGCTGCTCACACTTTCCTTGTCTCTTGTTTCATGTGTCCAAATTAGGCGAGGTCATCTCCTGCCCCCAATTATTACTGAGCATCATCTTCAGGGATTCTGCCCCTTCCTCCTCTGTCCTGTCTGTTGTTTGTCCTACTAGCCATCTGACCATTAAAGAGTGTGGGGATGGCCAATTGGCCTCAAATGTTCCCTCCTGATCCCATGTGGCAGTCGGGTCCCTTTTCTCATTGGTTGTGTCTCATCATGACTGGTAGGGGTTAATACATGTCCAGTCTCATCGGTCGGTGTCTCATCTCGGCTGGTAGGGGTTAATGCATGTCCAGTCTCATTGGTCAGTGGGATACCTCTCAGACGGCGCCATTGACTGTAATTTGTTGTCTAGGATCGCATCACAAGAGGAAAAAATTAAGAAAGATTGGGAAGAAGACTGGGAGCAAAAGGAGCCTCCCAAGAGTCCAAAACCTGCACCCCCGAAACAGCGCGCCAGCCCCTCAGCAAAGCACAAAGGTAAGTATATGAAGGATCCCCTGCTGGAGCATTAGTAGGTCTGTGGTTGCAGCTTTGGacttgactggagtataagacacgaACAGAGATTAGTTCTGGGAATTGTTACTACTGCTCTCCGCATCAGTGAGGGTTGTTGGGAGGGATTAGAGGACGCTGTATATGTGGCATGTGGTGCGTCCTGAGCTTTGTGGACGTCCCCTTTAAATCCAGTGATCGTCCTCTTCTGCCAGCTTCTTGTAACCTTCACGGCTGCTTTTTAGGGTGATTCTAGTGCCCATGGTGCCGCATTACAATCTCagtcagtgggggagggggggctctaCGTTCTGCTATTTTTCTTCATTATTTGCCTCTCTCTGTTCTATCACCACCATTTTCTTCCTCCTTTCTTTCTTCAGTTGATGGAAAATCCACGCAAGATGGTGCCAAGACGCAGCACAAGCAGGTTGTTCCCTTCTcatctctcctccatcttctccctGTTTCCCGCACActctcctccatcttctccctGTTTCCCGCACActctcctccatcttctccctGTTTCCCGCACActctcctccatcttctccctGTTTCCCGCACActctcctccttcctcttcctttttccgggcgctctcctccttccTTTACCGGATTTTttcttcctttctctcctccttcccctcTTCCCCATAGTCtttctctcctccttcccctcTTCTCCATCGTCTTTCTCTCCTCTCTTTCCAGTCCTCTCTCCTCCTTCCTTTCCTTGTCTTTCTTTCCCAGATTCTTTCTTCCTTTCTCCTATACGTGTCTCATCCTGACAGCCGCAGTCacatatacaccactatattgCCTGTTTTCCCCAGTAGGTCACAGTCTGCTGTTACCTGTAGGTTTCCTCTAAGGGGGTAGAAGTCTGCAGGTGGAGCAGCCTGTGTTGTCTCTATTTCTCTACATGCAGTTTTTTTCTATTGGTGTAACCCTTGTGGTGGTCTACAATGGAGAAGGGCAGTATATATACGGATCATGATCCCCATTATTAtgtgggggggggtgtccctGTCAGAAGCCCCCAGTGACAGCCAATCTGGGTCTATAATAGATCTTTCCAGTGCAGTCTGAGTTCTGATTGGCTACTAAGGTCATCCATGCCCCTGGGGCAGTTATATTTGCACCTATGGCTGTTTATTCTCCAATGTGGCATTTGCTGACGATAATGGCGGCCATGATTTTTGGACCTAATAAGGAAAGCAGAGCTACCCTTCCCATGTTCCATTGCTGCCACATCACATCGATCGTCTGCAACATTGAGGATTAACTAGAATCCGAGTGTCACCTTCTTCCATTTTTGCAAACTTTAGCATTTGGATGGTTTTATCGCTATGAAGGGAAGTTTCCAACTCTGCGGAAGGTAAGACGTGTGTCGCGTGTCGTGTCTGCATGTGACggtcatgtctcccatctcaCGCTCTGCGTGCAGCAGCGACAACCTGCCGATTCCAGAATACAGCGCTGTAAGTGATGTCTCCAAATTTTGCTGCCAATTGTCAGACCATTCCTGCAGCTCAGTGCAAACAAGGTCTAGTGATCAAAAGATGCCCAGGCCATGAGAAAGCAAAGCTGTCCCTATCCATGACACATCCAGACCCTGAGCCCCCTCCACCAGTCTTCAGAGTTGGTAGGAGGTGTCAGATCGGTCTTCTTGTTCCCCTTTTCTTGTGAA from Leptodactylus fuscus isolate aLepFus1 chromosome 7, aLepFus1.hap2, whole genome shotgun sequence carries:
- the USH1C gene encoding harmonin isoform X1 — its product is MERKIAREFRHKVEKYIENEAEKDYLYDVLRMYYQSMNIVVFVGDLKLVISDPSRLPLFDAIRPLIPLKHQVEYDQLTPKRSRKLREVKLDRLHPDGLGLSVRGGLEFNCGLYISHIMKEGQADNAGLQIGDEVVRINGYSIGSCTHEEVISLIRTKKIVSIKVRHVGMIPVKSSAEDPLKWQYADQIVSETEDGKSSVAGLASMGGRDIKEKKVFISLVGTTGMGCSISSGPSQKPGIFISNVKSGSLSAEVGLEVGDQIVEVNGVDFSNIDHKEAVRELKSSRTLTLTILTGAGRELFMTEDEKLIEQRRRELDRQELLRQKKLAMETNKILKEQQEKEKQRKMEISQKVAEEEERYRKEMELIASQEEKIKKDWEEDWEQKEPPKSPKPAPPKQRASPSAKHKVDGKSTQDGAKTQHKQGFQKYVDDFDPYTMFTADQIAGKDVRQLRIKKEGALDMAVEGGIESPIGKIVVSAIYDGGAADNHGGIVRGDEILAVNGKILTDVTLAEAQSTLSRAWSAGGDWIDLVIAVSPPKEYDDDVESDTIEQFGNNYSAYRRGFLMQLP
- the USH1C gene encoding harmonin isoform X3 codes for the protein MERKIAREFRHKVEKYIENEAEKDYLYDVLRMYYQSMNIVVFVGDLKLVISDPSRLPLFDAIRPLIPLKHQVEYDQLTPKRSRKLREVKLDRLHPDGLGLSVRGGLEFNCGLYISHIMKEGQADNAGLQIGDEVVRINGYSIGSCTHEEVISLIRTKKIVSIKVRHVGMIPVKSSAEDPLKWQYADQIVSETEDGKSSVAGLASMGGRDIKEKKVFISLVGTTGMGCSISSGPSQKPGIFISNVKSGSLSAEVGLEVGDQIVEVNGVDFSNIDHKEAVRELKSSRTLTLTILTGAGRELFMTEDEKLIEQRRRELDRQELLRQKKLAMETNKILKEQQEKEKQRKMEISQKVAEEEERYRKEMELIASQEEKIKKDWEEDWEQKEPPKSPKPAPPKQRASPSAKHKVDGKSTQDGAKTQHKQGFQKYVDDFDPYTMFTADQIAGKDVRQLRIKKEGALDMAVEGGIESPIGKIVVSAIYDGGAADNHGGIVRGDEILAVNGKILTDVTLAEAQSTLSRAWSAGGDWIDLVIAVSPPKEYDDDVTLF
- the USH1C gene encoding harmonin isoform X2, whose translation is MERKIAREFRHKVEKYIENEAEKDYLYDVLRMYYQSMNIVVFVGDLKLVISDPSRLPLFDAIRPLIPLKHQVEYDQLTPKRSRKLREVKLDRLHPDGLGLSVRGGLEFNCGLYISHIMKEGQADNAGLQIGDEVVRINGYSIGSCTHEEVISLIRTKKIVSIKVRHVGMIPVKSSAEDPLKWQYADQIVSETEDGKSSVAGLASMGGRDIKEKKVFISLVGTTGMGCSISSGPSQKPGIFISNVKSGSLSAEVGLEVGDQIVEVNGVDFSNIDHKEAVRELKSSRTLTLTILTGAGRELFMTEDEKLIEQRRRELDRQELLRQKKLAMETNKILKEQQEKEKQRKMEISQKVAEEEERYRKEMELIASQEEKIKKDWEEDWEQKEPPKSPKPAPPKQRASPSAKHKVDGKSTQDGAKTQHKQKYVDDFDPYTMFTADQIAGKDVRQLRIKKEGALDMAVEGGIESPIGKIVVSAIYDGGAADNHGGIVRGDEILAVNGKILTDVTLAEAQSTLSRAWSAGGDWIDLVIAVSPPKEYDDDVESDTIEQFGNNYSAYRRGFLMQLP